One window of Helicoverpa zea isolate HzStark_Cry1AcR chromosome 12, ilHelZeax1.1, whole genome shotgun sequence genomic DNA carries:
- the LOC124635291 gene encoding RNA exonuclease 5, with the protein MSKIISHPATTSRKRRAQNELEKASADSEQTIKTDKELKRKKKQCPNFRLKANGENASLSIGSSERVPLTLTDIQYLLLHSLLGNLNLTDSPRWYVLDRCEGIKKTACLILEGISIEHWNTYCSEYENTKNIFNDLVEVLTPSIYGGSLVQELALVPLSESEKDTIIQKYGSMNLALEARKDLNIMMKAVFPIGEENANEVVSTTEDKFPRTQLVLSAWQLIEENYPLPLKGKLSDAYADYVLTKDEYAPVTASSPLFGIDCEMCLTNAGSELTRISVVNEKHELVYESLVKPYNSITDYLTRFSGITKSLLSNVTKRLQDVQNDLREILPPDAILVGQSLNTDMHALKMMHPYIIDTSLLYNFAGERNRKPKLKTLAREFLQENIQMGKDGHCSTEDSLAALKLVQLKLSKSLEFGDAVHTNREKFKENIIRMVKTPQYALSIFNHMLEQKKSSVIIGCDDITGDYHTYLTQAKESMSAHLKKGNPKKIKLATVDSVDEVISSFTESAKDYNLTMAHLKLNFGADENREAMKKIDMWIKTIWDSLVSSSLCVIVFGGTTNSNGLALVKVKNT; encoded by the exons ATgagtaaaattatttcacatcCTGCTACTACATCGAGGAAGAGGCGAGCTCAAAATGAATTGGAAAAAG CATCTGCAGACAGTGAACAAACCATTAAAACAGACAAGGaattaaagagaaaaaagaaGCAATGTCCAAATTTTCGATTGAAGGCAAATGGTGAGAATGCTTCTTTGTCAATTGGAAGCAGTGAAAGAGTTCCGTTAACGCTTACGGACattcaatatttgttgttaCACTCACTGCTGGGGAATCTTAATCTAACTGATTCACCGCGTTGGTACGTTCTGGACAGGTGTGAGGGAATAAAGAAAACAGCTTGTTTAATTTTGGAAGGCATATCTATAGAACACTGGAATACATACTGTAGTGAatatgaaaacacaaaaaatatatttaatgatttGGTTGAAGTTTTAACTCCATCCATTTATGGAGGTTCACTTGTCCAAGAACTTGCTCTAGTACCATTATCAGAGTCTGAAAAGGATACTATCATTCAAAAATATGGGAGCATGAACTTAGCACTTGAAGCCAGGAAAGATCTAAACATAATGATGAAGGCTGTGTTTCCTATTGGTGAGGAAAATGCAAATGAAGTTGTTTCAACAACGGAAGACAAATTTCCTAGAACCCAACTAGTCTTATCAGCTTGGCAGTTGATAGAGGAAAACTATCCATTACCTTTGAAGGGAAAATTAAGTGATGCATATGCAGACTATGTACTCACTAAAGATGAATATGCACCAGTTACTGCATCATCACCATTGTTTGGCATTGACTGTGAAATGTGCTTAACCAATGCAGGTTCAGAACTGACTAGGATTTCAGTGGTAAATGAAAAGCATGAATTAGTGTATGAATCGTTAGTGAAGCCTTACAATAGTATAACAGATTATTTAACCAGGTTTTCAGGtattacaaaatcattattaAGCAATGTTACTAAACGTCTCCAAGATGTCCAGAATGATTTAAGAGAGATATTACCTCCAGATGCTATTTTAGTGGGCCAGTCACTAAACACAGACATGCATGCCTTAAAAATGATGCATCCATATATTATTGATACAAGTTTACTGTATAATTTTGCTGGTGAAAGaaatcgaaaacctaaactcaaAACTTTGGCAAGAGAGTTCTtacaagaaaatattcaaatgggTAAGGATGGTCACTGCTCCACTGAAGATTCTTTAGCAGCATTAAAATTAGTACAGTTAAAACTTAGTAAAAGCCTGGAATTTGGAGATGCTGTGCATACAAATAGAGAGAAATTTAAAGAGAATATTATAAGAATGGTAAAAACACCACAGTATGCCTTGTCCATATTTAATCATATGCTGGAACAGAAGAAATCATCTGTTATAATAGGCTGTGATGATATAACTGGTGACTATCACACATACTTAACCCAAGCAAAGGAAAGCATGTCTGCTCATCTAAAAAAGGGTAATCCTAAGAAGATTAAACTGGCAACTGTTGACAGTGTGGATGAAGTAATTTCATCTTTCACTGAATCTGCAAAGGATTACAACTTGACAATGGCTCATTTGAAACTTAATTTTGGTGCTGATGAGAATAGAGAAGCCATGAAGAAAATTGATATGTGGATTAAAACGATTTGGGATAGTCTTGTGTCATCCTCTCTGTGTGTTATTGTGTTTGGTGGGACTACAAACAGCAATGGACTGGCATTAGTGAAagtgaaaaatacataa
- the LOC124635191 gene encoding uncharacterized protein LOC124635191 isoform X1, whose protein sequence is MGCTSSAPNMVSSSTAEKSIQFEEEMSDESENQSNVEEIIYRAERNSIEINKLPSSDTATEQSADIVRNRSTHSLKNQTDTKEDRFPGHQVMNKSESSLVLEEEHPPKLEEVVEKVVELHSLETVNEIQPVTETTVEDPPNKSDDNNSLKESHDTQDNEEKNGPAELDKQKEEHPEEATSPSQSESSRATRWEALADIAAELPPSLTVDPITGQIYALSK, encoded by the exons ATGGGTTGTACCAGCAGTGCTCCAAATATGGTCAGCTCAAGCACGGCAG AGAAAAGCATCCAATTTGAAGAAGAAATGAGCGATGAATCAGAAAACCAGTCGAATGTAGAAGAAATAATTTATAGAGCTGAAAGAAATTCAATCGAAATAAACAAGCTTCCTTCAAGTGATACAGCAACAGAACAGAGTGCAGATATAGTTAGAAATAGATCTACTCatagtttaaaaaatcaaaCAG aCACCAAAGAAGATAGATTTCCTGGTCATCAAGTTATGAATAAAAGCGAATCAAGTTTGGTGCTAGAAGAAGAACATCCACCTAAGTTAGAAGAAGTAGTTGAGAAAGTTGTCGAATTACATTCTTTAGAAACTGTAAACGAAATCCAGCCTGTAACAGAAACGACTGTCGAAGACCCGCCAAATAAAAGTGATGATAACAATAGTTTAAAAGAAAGTCATGATACACAGgacaatgaagaaaaaaatggaCCAGCAGAACTAGATAAACAAAA AGAGGAGCATCCCGAGGAAGCCACCAGCCCGAGTCAGTCGGAGAGCAGTCGTGCAACTCGATGGGAAGCTCTTGCTGACATAGCCGCCGAGCTACCGCCCTCCCTTACAGTTGATCCTATTACAGGTCAAATTTATGcgctttcaaaataa
- the LOC124635191 gene encoding uncharacterized protein LOC124635191 isoform X2 yields the protein MSDESENQSNVEEIIYRAERNSIEINKLPSSDTATEQSADIVRNRSTHSLKNQTDTKEDRFPGHQVMNKSESSLVLEEEHPPKLEEVVEKVVELHSLETVNEIQPVTETTVEDPPNKSDDNNSLKESHDTQDNEEKNGPAELDKQKEEHPEEATSPSQSESSRATRWEALADIAAELPPSLTVDPITGQIYALSK from the exons ATGAGCGATGAATCAGAAAACCAGTCGAATGTAGAAGAAATAATTTATAGAGCTGAAAGAAATTCAATCGAAATAAACAAGCTTCCTTCAAGTGATACAGCAACAGAACAGAGTGCAGATATAGTTAGAAATAGATCTACTCatagtttaaaaaatcaaaCAG aCACCAAAGAAGATAGATTTCCTGGTCATCAAGTTATGAATAAAAGCGAATCAAGTTTGGTGCTAGAAGAAGAACATCCACCTAAGTTAGAAGAAGTAGTTGAGAAAGTTGTCGAATTACATTCTTTAGAAACTGTAAACGAAATCCAGCCTGTAACAGAAACGACTGTCGAAGACCCGCCAAATAAAAGTGATGATAACAATAGTTTAAAAGAAAGTCATGATACACAGgacaatgaagaaaaaaatggaCCAGCAGAACTAGATAAACAAAA AGAGGAGCATCCCGAGGAAGCCACCAGCCCGAGTCAGTCGGAGAGCAGTCGTGCAACTCGATGGGAAGCTCTTGCTGACATAGCCGCCGAGCTACCGCCCTCCCTTACAGTTGATCCTATTACAGGTCAAATTTATGcgctttcaaaataa
- the LOC124635420 gene encoding 2-iminobutanoate/2-iminopropanoate deaminase-like — MSEEPENTETKNKLDGSSKMNPSKADHSSKTNVHKVTKTIVSSPHIYKPVGPYSQAILADKTLYVSGVLGMDPQSQLVSGGAEGQTRQALSNLKHVLEAGGASLESVVKTTILLARMEDFQAVNQVYAEFFPKDFPARATYQVGKLPLDAAVEIEAIALSGDLVVAEAGPCPCART, encoded by the exons ATGAGTGAGGAGCCAGAAAATACTGAGACAAAGAACAAGTTAGACGGTTCGTCCAAGATGAATCCTTCAAAAGCGGACCATAGTTCTAAAACGAACGTTCATAAAGTTACTAAGACAATTGTGTCATCGCCACATATTTATAAGCCCGTTGGACCCTACAG TCAAGCTATTCTTGCGGATAAGACACTGTACGTGTCTGGGGTACTGGGCATGGACCCGCAGTCTCAGCTAGTAAGTGGCGGCGCCGAAGGACAAACGCGACAGGCTCTTAGCAATCTGAAGCATGTTCTAGAAGCAGGCGGCGCGTCTCTCGAGTCTGTCGTTAAAACTACAATACTTCTAGCGCGAATGGAAGATTTCCAGGCGGTGAACCAAGTTTATGCAGAAT tTTTCCCAAAAGACTTTCCGGCCCGTGCTACGTATCAGGTAGGTAAATTGCCTTTGGACGCGGCCGTGGAAATAGAAGCTATTGCACTTAGTGGTGATCTGGTCGTCGCTGAAGCCGGACCCTGCCCCTGTGCACGCACTTAA
- the LOC124635350 gene encoding 2-iminobutanoate/2-iminopropanoate deaminase-like has product MTSMNPNATSKANAHKVTKTIVTSPCIYKPVGPYSQAILADRTLYVSGLLGMDPQAQLVCGGAEAQARQALDNLKLVLEAGGASLHSVVKTTILLARMDDFQAVNQVYAECKSAKTKKILTK; this is encoded by the exons ATGACTTCTATGAATCCAAATGCTACATCTAAAGCGAACGCTCACAAGGTTACCAAGACTATTGTCACATCTCCATGTATTTATAAACCCGTTGGGCCTTacag CCAAGCAATTCTAGCTGATAGAACACTCTACGTGTCGGGGCTACTGGGCATGGACCCTCAGGCACAGTTGGTATGCGGTGGCGCCGAAGCTCAAGCGCGACAGGCGCTCGACAACTTGAAGCTCGTGCTAGAGGCGGGCGGCGCGTCTCTACATTCCGTCGTGAAAACTACAATCTTGCTCGCTCGGATGGACGACTTCCAAGCCGTAAACCAGGTTTATGCAGAATGTAAGtctgcaaaaacaaaaaagattcTGACGAAATGA